In the Leishmania panamensis strain MHOM/PA/94/PSC-1 chromosome 30 sequence genome, one interval contains:
- a CDS encoding hypothetical protein (TriTrypDB/GeneDB-style sysID: LpmP.30.2550), producing MHSSRGLCFLAALALVTLCALFVLPTTDAQAELIGAAPYKLKVDCPAKHLTEENFEHDTQASGGMTSGNWLILFVPSSDAATTDRYSQQVVDEITSFDSFVRLSTEVWSTYQVLPAYVLCDESPALCARFSVEKSSAKLIILSARRMYPYPEQHIRSVTDMELFVSVFRRMESRAVPPPLPGMTIWRQLILLLGGAIGIALVWSFAPRRMSAPLPPSLSSTHVKMD from the coding sequence ATGCACTCTTCACGGGGCCTTTGCTTTCTGGCAGCGTTAGCGTTGGTGACGCTCTGCGCTCTTTTTGTGCTCCCCACGACCGACGCACAGGCCGAGCTAATCGGTGCCGCGCCGTACAAACTGAAGGTGGATTGCCCCGCGAAGCATCTCACTGAGGAGAACTTTGAACATGACACCCAGGCTTCTGGTGGCATGACCAGCGGCAACTGGCTGATCCTCTTTGTGCCAAGCAGCGATGCTGCCACAACAGACCGTTACTCCCAGCAGGTGGTGGACGAGATCACCAGCTTTGACTCGTTTGTGCGGCTCTCAACTGAGGTGTGGAGCACGTATCAGGTATTACCAGCCTACGTTCTCTGCGACGAGAGCCCTGCTTTGTGTGCGCGGTTTAGTGTTGAGAAGTCGTCAGCGAAGCTCATAATTCTAAGTGCGCGGCGTATGTATCCATACCCTGAGCAGCACATCCGCTCCGTTACTGACATGGAGCTCTTCGTCTCGGTCTTTCGCCGCATGGAGAGCAGGGCCGTTCCGCCCCCACTGCCTGGTATGACCATCTGGAGGCAGCTCATCTTGCTGCTCGGCGGTGCCATCGGCATTGCTCTCGTGTGGTCGTTTGCGCCGCGTCGCATgagcgcgccgctgccaccgagCTTGTCGTCCACCCACGTCAAAATGGACTAG
- a CDS encoding hypothetical protein (TriTrypDB/GeneDB-style sysID: LpmP.30.2540): MSSLSPCAESYVCHVTDKPKGQPQRLPGYPQEEHNANLNTSKTEILSYLSVSSHAPASELKGSGVENASTNGSGSSGEAPAVSILGTEGMTPVATSEPAVRTTMTTEALLVFPPQPLPAEEQVPPVYAEAEEAGGKAAERVTHMSAEELSSSDRGGMAAPVKPFTGATTSSERISAVEGGSPGIPVAPCCSSDPTQGPAVSNSLAEAASRLTERENDRSRVLLGPISNAYVRGYTLSQTASSSSPRSPPAHLVVHRCTPERSTGPMWGTTPVSPPGAVQCEKLVHLPVGSKKKYELLSGSSRTTPRGATSSVPALIFTSRSMPASTHAPIVSSMTGSTTAMVVVPTEASLQAAHPSEDTMKDLVSHLDRHSFGFHLREMFQRADFAGMHCEVRRGVRESTALQEYRRLFRVLAKNKDSMSVEDLHELLLIFTPCGVSLREGADFLWENCGGKSSLTFRDFLQYGPALRARLQDYEVFERLPIQQKLITTHARVLPGVSPSTANPARLQLLRVAEQQVQGQLPRHTRPLRLYEEIFLVDYQQRLHDAALIPASDVPPQRLKSDYAHEYGQQQYTRALPPLPQLSVPVLMKEDMVWCHTEAVCSPDSDASEAARHAAAVEKPATVLHGKSEHQAVSRNNRLADATKAPGKAGNRTASKKKNGQGRERVCAASSMGAGATYGDSSRQTGLVLERSAVVVQQQPRPQEQKKMGRFVEEEYWERRIMDDHLITQLQSMYRTP; this comes from the coding sequence ATGAGTTCTTTGTCTCCATGCGCTGAATCCTACGTGTGCCACGTCACGGACAAGCCAAaggggcagccgcagcggctgcccgGCTACCCGCAGGAAGAACACAACGCCAACCTCAACACGTCAAAGACTGAGATACTCTCCTACCTGTCCGTCAGCAGCCATGCACCAGCCAGTGAGCTCAAAGGCAGCGGCGTAGAGAATGCCTCCAcgaacggcagcggctcttCAGGGGAGGCGCCGGCGGTGAGCATCTTAGGTACGGAAGGGATGACGCCTGTGGCTACTTCAGAGCCCGCAGTGAGGACTACCATGACCACGGAGGCACTTTTGGTCTTTCCACCCCAGCCGCTGCCTGCCGAGGAGCAGGTGCCTCCGGTCTACGCAGAGGCTGAGGAAGCCGGCGGTAAGGCGGCAGAGCGAGTCACCCACATGTCTGCCGAGGAgctttcctcctccgacCGCGGCGGCATGGCGGCACCGGTGAAGCCCTTCACTGGCGCAACTACGTCATCGGAGCGCATTTCGGCTGTCGAAGGGGGTTCTCCTGGTATTCCAGTGGCACCGTGCTGTTCCTCGGACCCGACGCAGGGGCCAGCAGTGTCGAACAGCCTTGCCGAGGCTGCGTCGCGCttgacggagagggagaacgaTAGATCTCGTGTGCTGTTGGGGCCTATCTCCAACGCGTACGTCAGAGGCTATACTCTGAGCCAGAcggcctcttcctcgtcgccgcgCTCGCCGCCAGCCCACCTGGTAGTACACCGCTGCACACCCGAGCGGTCGACGGGGCCGATGTGGGGTACAACACCGGTAAGCCCCCCGGGCGCTGTGCAGTGTGAGAAGCTAGTGCACTTGCCTGTCGGATCGAAGAAAAAGTATGAGCTGCTTAGTGGCAGCTCCAGGACGACACCGCGCGGAGCAACCTCCAGCGTGCCAGCCCTCATCTTCACGTCGCGGTCGATGCCAGCCTCCACTCATGCGCCAATCGTGTCGAGCATGACGGGCTCTACGACGGCAATGGTTGTAGTGCCGACGGAGGCATCACTCCAGGCGGCGCATCCATCGGAGGACACCATGAAAGACCTGGTCAGTCACCTGGACCGCCACTCGTTCGGATTTCATCTCCGCGAGATGTTTCAGCGCGCTGACTTTGCAGGCATGCATTGTGAGGTTCGCCGTGGTGTGCGAGAAAGTACCGCCTTGCAGGAGTACCGACGTCTCTTTCGTGTCCTCGCCAAGAACAAAGACTCCATGAGTGTGGAAGATTTGCATGAGCTGCTGTTGATCTTCACGCCGTGCGGCGTGTCACTTCGAGAGGGGGCGGACTTTTTGTGGGAAAACTGCGGAGGCAAGTCGTCCTTGACTTTCCGCGACTTCCTGCAGTACGGGCCGGCGCTtcgcgcgcgcctgcaggaCTACGAAGTTTTCGAACGACTGCCGATCCAGCAGAAGCTGATcaccacgcacgcacgcgtccTGCCGGGTGTGTCGCCCTCGACGGCCAACCCAGCGCGGTTGCAGCTACTGCGCGTAGCCGAGCAACAGGTGCAGGGCCAGCTACCGCGGCACACTCGCCCGCTACGCTTGTATGAGGAAATATTCCTCGTCGACTaccagcagcgactccaCGACGCAGCGCTTATTCCGGCGAGCGACGTTCCACCACAGCGACTGAAGAGCGACTACGCGCACGAGTATGGTCAACAGCAGTACACGCGAGCgcttcctccgctgccgcagctctcgGTACCCGTCTTAATGAAGGAGGACATGGTATGGTGTCACACGGAGGCGGTGTGCTCTCCCGACAGCGACGCAAGCGAGGCGGCCAGGCATGCTGCAGCGGTTGAGAAGCCAGCTACGGTGTTGCACGGTAAAAGTGAGCACCAGGCAGTGTCGCGAAACAACCGCCTCGCGGATGCGACCAAGGCTCCAGGCAAGGCAGGTAATCGCACAGcgagcaagaaaaaaaatgggcagggcagagagagggtgtgcgCAGCGTCAAGCATGGGCGCCGGAGCGACATACGGCGACAGCAGTCGTCAGACTGGGTTGGTTTTAGAGCGCTCTGCGGTtgtcgtgcagcagcagccacgcccGCAGGAGCAAAAAAAGATGGGGCGATTTGTCGAGGAGGAGTACTGGGAGCGGCGCATCATGGATGACCACCTCATCACTCAGCTTCAGTCGATGTACAGGACGCCatag
- a CDS encoding hypothetical protein (TriTrypDB/GeneDB-style sysID: LpmP.30.2510), translating to MLSRTPAGVANDGNAPVNTTLLPVLLGCGLNWASFVASHPFEVKGLTSALVVGGGGDRKGTGEQNALVLAQLPVASVVTSRAVLERTFTKSMVHPLASPDVMRRVEHIATVWCLHPSLVYTATLSWSTEGSESVSTTTVELKVQTEDWCAPLDLRAVVLHVLDHGSLLFHPEFTRCILAQGAERFMFYLPPNPLEATTALPFMLEMWYNGLFSLPESLRLGPQHTAVFFLLANGNTRYTLDLAPESPTAPVTSSTHQHDTGTSEPATHRETTVPLYPWRCQSKVRRIIRSGAYAVVVHDDPAGVMECLQRAYSYHGHNKRSTWLNDVFISLMGQCSTRSMASSTDAAASQAAESDKPHSVRLLCIELLEKATGEVMAGCCGIAVGRAYHDYTMYTLRRSKESLGTFLTKLIGEALQQCGYTFWYWGFCVEYMQQYERHFGAVEMPRDVFYRRWGAARDAVPELTIAAYLQSHRGMVPYYEKTSTLAHSQS from the coding sequence ATGCTTTCGCGGACACCAGCAGGAGTCGCAAATGACGGGAATGCGCCGGTAAACACGACACTGCTTCCTGTGCTTCTAGGCTGTGGGCTGAATTGGGCCTCGTTTGTTGCGTCACACCCGTTCGAGGTGAAAGGTCTGACTTCCGCGCTCGTCGTCGGTGGGGGTGGCGACAGGAAAGGGACTGGGGAGCAGAACGCACTTGTGCTGGCGCAACTGCCAGTGGCCTCCGTAGTGACTTCTCGTGCTGTCCTTGAAAGGACCTTCACGAAGTCGATGGTGCACCCCTTGGCAAGTCCGGACGTGATGCGCAGAGTGGAGCACATCGCCACTGTGTGGTGCCTGCATCCGTCCTTGGTGTACACGGCGACGCTGAGCTGGTCGACGGAGGGGAGCGAAAGCGTGAGCACCACGACAGTGGAGCTGAAGGTGCAAACGGAGGACTGGTGCGCGCCACTGGACTTGCGCGCGGTAGTGCTGCATGTACTGGACCACggttctcttctcttccatcCCGAATTCACGCGCTGCATCCTTGCACAGGGCGCGGAGAGGTTCATGTTTTATCTACCGCCGAATCCCCTGGAAGCCACCACAGCTCTCCCGTTCATGCTGGAGATGTGGTACAACGGACTTTTCTCACTGCCGGAGTCCCTGAGATTAGGACCACAGCACACGGCGGTGTTTTTCTTACTCGCCAACGGCAACACACGCTACACACTGGACCTCGCACCGGAATCACCCACCGCGCCGGTCACCTCGTCGACCCACCAGCACGACACGGGGACTTCAGAGCCTGCAACACACCGCGAGACCACGGTGCCATTGTATCCTTGGCGTTGCCAGAGCAAGGTTCGGCGCATCATCCGTTCCGGTGCGTACGCGGTAGTTGTCCACGATGACCCTGCTGGTGTCATGGAATGCCTGCAGCGGGCGTACTCCTATCACGGACACAACAAGAGAAGCACGTGGCTTAACGACGTTTTCATCAGTCTTATGGGTCAGTGCAGCACCAGGAGCATGGCGTCCAGCacagacgccgccgcctcgcaggcTGCCGAGTCGGACAAGCCACACAGCGTGCGACTTCTGTGCATTGaactgctggagaaggcgacgggTGAAGTAATGGCGGGCTGCTGTGGCATAGCGGTGGGGCGTGCCTACCACGACTACACCATGTATACGCTGCGGCGGTCCAAGGAGAGCCTCGGCACCTTCTTGACCAAACTTATCGGCGAGGCGTTGCAACAGTGTGGGTACACCTTTTGGTACTGGGGGTTCTGCGTAGAGTACATGCAACAGTACGAGCGGCACTTTGGCGCCGTCGAAATGCCACGGGACGTCTTTTACCGTCGCTGGGGTGCAGCACGCGACGCTGTGCCCGAATTGACCATTGCGGCTTACCTACAGTCTCACAGGGGGATGGTGCCTTACTACGAGAAGACCAGCACGCTGGCCCATAGTCAATCCTAG
- a CDS encoding replication factor C, subunit 2, putative (TriTrypDB/GeneDB-style sysID: LpmP.30.2560), producing the protein MPHFLFHGPPGTGKTTSILAVAHELFGPDYIRSRVRELNASDDRGINVVREKVKIFAQGAVSSNGSSVTQSDGKVYPVPPFKLIILDEADALLPDAQGALRRMMEDFSDVTRFCILCNYVSRIIDPIASRCAKYRFKPLVKSALYHRIEYVAQAEGITLSPASLQALDTVSGGDLRLAIMHLQSAQKANGNDLTKEDFISVSGSVPADVMQRYISALFSHRLEEVIQASRRLVAEGFAAAQVLLQLQSYLLSTECPLNSAQRGKIMLKLCQTERRLADGGDDYLQLLDIGSVVCFS; encoded by the coding sequence ATgcctcactttctctttcacgGCCCACCAGGCACGGGCAAGACGACGTCGATCCTCGCAGTGGCGCATGAGCTCTTTGGCCCTGACTATATCCGCAGTCGGGTGCGTGAGCTGAACGCATCTGACGACCGCGGTATTAACGTGGTTcgggagaaggtgaagatcTTTGCTCAGGGTGCCGTCTCAAGCAATGGTAGCAGTGTCACCCAGTCGGACGGCAAAGTCTACCCGGTGCCCCCTTTCAAGCTTATTATTCTCGACGAGgccgatgcgctgctccctGATGCTCAGGGCGCGCTGCGACGCATGATGGAGGACTTTAGCGATGTAACCCGCTTCTGCATCCTGTGCAACTATGTAAGCCGCATCATTGATCCTATCGCGAGCCGATGCGCCAAGTATCGCTTTAAGCCGCTTGTAAAGAGTGCCCTTTATCATCGCATCGAGTACGTGGCCCAAGCTGAGGGCATCACCCTCTCGCCGGCCTCTCTCCAAGCTTTAGATACCGTGAGTGGCGGTGATCTCCGTCTCGCCATCATGCACCTCCAGTCCGCACAAAAGGCGAACGGGAATGACTTGACGAAGGAGGACTTCATCTCCGTGTCGGGCAGCGTGCCGGCCGACGTGATGCAACGATACATCAGCGCACTGTTCTCTCATCGTTTAGAGGAGGTGATCCAGGCATCGCGTCGGCTTGTGGCGGAGggcttcgccgccgcgcaggtACTGCTTCAACTGCAGAGCTACCTTTTGAGCACTGAGTGTCCGCTAAACTCAGCCCAACGCGGAAAGATTATGCTAAAGCTGTGCCAGACAGAGCGGCGCCTTGCTGATGGCGGAGATGActacctgcagctgctcgacatTGGAAGCGTTGTATGCTTCTCATAG
- a CDS encoding RNA-binding protein, putative (TriTrypDB/GeneDB-style sysID: LpmP.30.2530), which produces MSSDQGDHRGEMISAEDQFNFDMDAEAELEEMKRQVDSLQEDMQLKALQESAAKDEGTRKTAAAAGGSSGQARTNTSIFVGDLDLRTTDADLRVFFASCGAITRVTVLKDRQGNPKGTAYVEFETEAQAQAAVLKDGQSLHGKPLRVAMKRDNIPAFQRGLPRGGAYIPRGRGAGNPMQQQMAALAMMAGMMTQGFNPYSMSRGRGRGRGRGGY; this is translated from the coding sequence ATGTCTAGCGACCAAGGCGACCACCGGGGCGAGATGATCTCTGCGGAGGACCAGTTCAACTTTGACATGGACGCTGAGGCGGAGCTAGAGGAGATGAAGCGGCAGGTGGACAGCCTGCAGGAGGACATGCAGctcaaggcgctgcaggagtcgGCTGCCAAGGACGAGGGCACGCGCAagacggctgctgccgcgggaGGAAGCAGCGGACAGGCCAGGACGAACACCTCCATCTTTGTTGGTGACCTTGACTTGAGGACCACGGATGCAGATCTGCGCGTCTTTTTCGCCTCCTGCGGCGCCATTACGCGCGTGACGGTGCTGAAGGACCGCCAGGGCAACCCAAAGGGCACAGCCTACGTGGAGTTTGAAACCGAAGCCCAGGCACAGGCGGCTGTCCTCAAGGATGGGCAGTCTCTACACGGAAAGCCGCTGAGGGTAGCAATGAAGCGGGACAACATTCCTGCATTCCAACGTGGCCTGCCGCGTGGGGGTGCGTACATTCCGCGTGGTAGAGGTGCGGGCAAcccgatgcagcagcagatggctGCCCTGGCCATGATGGCTGGAATGATGACCCAGGGCTTCAACCCGTACAGCATGAGCCGTGGCCGCGGTCGCGGTCGTGGTCGCGGAGGCTATTAG
- the FTHS gene encoding formate--tetrahydrofolate ligase (TriTrypDB/GeneDB-style sysID: LpmP.30.2520): MRFMATRKLDCLWPVPADIDIAQSVDAQPITHIAEAASILLSELNPYGSTRAKVKLSVLRRLESSPNGKYVVVAGMNPTPLGEGKSTTTIGLAQALGAHLHRPCFACIRQPSQGPTFGIKGGAAGGGYSQVIPMEDFNLHGTGDIHAITAANNLLAAALDTRIFHERTQDDAALYRRLTAELNEFTPIMQKRLHKLGIHKTDPKALTQEERVSFARLDVDPDTISWRRVTDVNDRFLREIEIGLGKAEKSITRRTGFDISVASEVMAILALVDDLADMRQRLGAIQVAKSKAGAPVTAEDVGCAGAMAVLMKDTIEPTLMQTLEGTPVLVHAGPFGNIAHGNSSVVADRIALKLAGVNGFVLTEAGFGADMGCEKFFNIKCRTSGLKPDAAVLVATVRALKFHGGVDPKNAAQENAAALRTGMSNLLRHIQNIRKFGVPVVVALNRFSTDTAAELELVKELAMQEGGAAAVVITNHWSKGGAGAVELAQALIHVTETTPSNFQLLYPNSASLKEKIETVCREIYGAAGVEYLNNTEEKLADFERMGYGDFPVCMAKTQYSFSHNPELRGAPTGFTVPIRDVCVNCGAKFVFPLLGDISTMPGLPTRPAYYNVDIDCETGKIVGLS; the protein is encoded by the coding sequence ATGCGTTTCATGGCGACTCGGAAACTAGACTGCTTGTGGCCAGTGCCAGCGGACATCGACATTGCTCAGAGTGTCGATGCCCAGCCGATCACGCACATCGCCGAGGCCGCCAGCATCCTTCTCTCGGAGCTGAACCCGTACGGCAGCACTCGTGCCAAGGTGAAGTTGAGCGTCTTGAGGCGTTTGGAGAGCAGTCCCAATGGCAAATACGTCGTGGTGGCGGGCATGAACCCCACCCCGTtgggggaaggaaagagcaccaccacaatCGGCCTCGCCCAAGCGCTCGGTGCACATCTACACCGACCCTGTTTTGCATGTATCCGCCAACCGTCTCAAGGACCAACCTTCGGCATCAAGGGTGGTGCCGCGGGGGGCGGCTATAGCCAAGTGATTCCGATGGAAGACTTCAACCTGCACGGCACAGGGGACATACACGCTATCACCGCAGCGAACAATCTCCTTGCCGCCGCACTCGACACCCGCATCTTCCACGAGCGGACACAGGACGACGCCGCGCTTTACCGACGTCTCACGGCCGAGCTGAACGAATTCACGCCAATTATGCAGAAGCGGCTTCATAAGCTCGGCATACACAAGACGGACCCCAAGGCGCTgacgcaggaggagcgcgtcTCCTTTGCGCGACTAGACGTCGACCCCGATACTATTTCGTGGCGCCGGGTCACCGACGTCAATGACCGCTTCCTACGCGAAATTGAGATTGGGCTGGGCAAGGCAGAAAAGAGCATCACCCGGCGCACGGGCTTCGACATTTCGGTCGCGTCCGAGGTGATGGCCATCCTGGCACTGGTGGACGATTTGGCTGACATGCGTCAGCGCCTGGGCGCGATCCAGGTGGCCAAAAGCAAGGCAGGAGCACCAGTGACGGCTGAGGATGTGGGCTGTGCTGGCGCCATGGCGGTACTGATGAAGGATACGATCGAACCGACACTGATGCAGACGCTGGAGGGGACCCCTGTGCTGGTGCATGCGGGCCCCTTTGGCAACATCGCACACGgaaacagcagcgtcgttgCCGACCGCATCGCCCTCAAGCTGGCCGGTGTGAACGGATTTGTATTGACGGAGGCCGGTTTCGGGGCCGATATGGGCTGTGAGAAGTTTTTCAACATCAAGTGCCGCACGAGCGGGCTGAAGCCGgatgcggcggtgctcgTGGCGACGGTGCGCGCACTGAAGTTCCACGGCGGAGTGGATCCAAAGAATGCTGCCCAGGAGAACGCGGCGGCCTTGCGTACCGGCATGAGCAACCTCCTTCGACACATTCAGAACATTCGCAAGTTCGGggtgccggtggtggtggcgctgaaCCGGTTTAGCACCgacacggcggcggagctggagctggtgAAGGAACTGGCGATGCAGGaaggcggtgcggcggccgTTGTAATCACTAACCACTGGTCCAAAGGTGGCGCCGGGGCTGTCGAGCTTGCCCAGGCGCTCATCCACGTCACGGAGACGACGCCGTCGAACTTTCAGCTGCTCTACCCAAACAGCGCGTCGCTCAAGGAGAAGATCGAGACGGTGTGCCGCGAGATCtacggcgccgccggtgtGGAGTACCTCAACaacacagaggagaagctAGCAGACTTCGAGAGGATGGGGTACGGCGACTTTCCCGTATGCATGGCGAAGACGCAGTACAGCTTCTCGCACAATCCCGAGCTGCGCGGGGCGCCGACCGGCTTCACTGTGCCCATTCGCGACGTCTGCGTCAACTGCGGTGCGAAGTTTGTGTTCCCTCTGTTGGGCGACATCTCCACAATGCCTGGTCTCCCAACGCGACCGGCATACTACAACGTTGACATCGACTGTGAGACGGGCAAGATTGTGGGCCTTTCGTAG
- the PAPLE22 gene encoding reticulon domain protein, 22 kDa potentially aggravating protein (paple22) (TriTrypDB/GeneDB-style sysID: LpmP.30.2500), whose product MSAIAKEFKGLTAMNVLAWHRPVASGTIFASLFTMWAVFVFAEYTLTTFVSRIVSITLIVGAAAALTKRTIVASPEDVTASMDRVYECVRPSVTKAVDCMVCLLTWRDYTTSAKLFACTFVTAFLGNWMSDTTLLLVVLLVAFTAPVAYEKKQKEIEHAVKQAQVYVDKYVSMIKTHAVSKKQTVEQQLQDMERKAQ is encoded by the coding sequence ATGTCGGCCATCGCGAAGGAGTTCAAGGGGCTCACGGCAATGAATGTCCTGGCGTGGCACCGCCCCGTCGCGTCTGGCACTAtttttgcctctcttttcaccATGTGGGCTGTCTTTGTCTTCGCCGAGTACACGCTGACAACGTTTGTGTCTCGCATCGTTTCCATTACCCTCATCgttggtgccgccgctgccctgaCGAAGCGCACCATCGTGGCCTCGCCCGAGGATGTGACCGCTAGCATGGACCGTGTTTACGAGTGTGTGCGTCCGTCCGTGACCAAGGCGGTGGATTGCATGGTCTGCCTCCTCACGTGGCGGGACTACACGACGTCTGCCAAGCTCTTTGCGTGTACCTTCGTGACAGCCTTTCTGGGCAACTGGATGAGCGACacgacactgctgctggttgTCCTTCTTGTTGCCTTCACAGCCCCAGTGGCGTACgagaagaagcagaaggaAATTGAGCACGCAGTGAAGCAGGCGCAGGTCTACGTTGACAAGTACGTCAGCATGATCAAGACACACGCGGTGTCGAAGAAACAaacggtggagcagcagctgcaggataTGGAACGCAAGGCACAGTAG